In the Aliarcobacter cryaerophilus genome, one interval contains:
- a CDS encoding ABC transporter ATP-binding protein, with amino-acid sequence MINFFKQYTPFYKNYKLQIFYAFIGIILVASATAGTAYAIQPLLDDIFINKNVDMLYIMPIIVVILYAAKGFGGYIQAYFISYIGQDITRIIRDRLFSHVLKLDLDFFQKTHGGELVSRIINDINRIQSAVSGYLAEIIRESLTIVALVALVIYRSPELAFYGLIVLPLAFYPLSLLAKKMKKLSFKSQESNSDITSSLTESFNNIEIIKANNTEILEAKKFSVFNMIFFKYNMKAVKTNELTSPLMEILGSLAFGAVILVGGSKVISGELTTGEFSSFIAALFMLYTPIKRISGLYNKMQDALAANERINSIFEKSPSIKSGEIEKIDSINIIKFENVSLKYDDLEALKNINLEAKKGEIIALVGDSGGGKSSLINLLVRFYDSSAGKITFDNIDIKDLSLKTLRENISIVTQRVYIFNDTIAANVSYGEELDDLKVIEALKQAHAYEFVLSMKKGINTVLDEFGTNLSGGQRQRIAIARALYKNPKILILDEATSALDNKSESLISQVIEEVSKDRITFVIAHRLSTIRNASKIALFKNGEIVDIGTQEELLENSTEYQRLYNSANI; translated from the coding sequence ATGATAAATTTTTTTAAACAATACACACCATTTTATAAAAACTATAAATTACAGATTTTTTATGCTTTTATTGGAATTATTCTAGTTGCAAGTGCAACTGCTGGAACAGCTTATGCTATTCAGCCTCTTTTAGATGATATTTTTATAAATAAAAATGTAGATATGTTGTATATTATGCCAATAATCGTAGTTATTTTATATGCAGCAAAAGGTTTTGGTGGATATATTCAAGCATATTTTATATCTTATATTGGGCAAGATATTACAAGAATTATAAGAGATAGACTTTTTTCACATGTTTTAAAATTGGACTTAGATTTTTTCCAAAAAACACATGGAGGAGAGCTTGTAAGTAGAATAATAAATGATATAAATAGAATTCAAAGTGCAGTTTCAGGCTATTTAGCCGAGATAATAAGAGAGAGCTTAACTATTGTTGCTTTAGTTGCACTTGTAATTTATCGTTCGCCTGAACTTGCATTTTATGGACTTATTGTTTTACCTTTGGCTTTTTATCCTTTAAGTTTACTAGCAAAAAAGATGAAAAAACTATCTTTTAAATCTCAAGAGAGCAACTCAGATATTACATCAAGCCTTACAGAATCGTTTAATAATATTGAGATAATAAAAGCAAATAACACTGAAATTTTAGAAGCAAAAAAATTTAGTGTATTTAATATGATTTTCTTTAAATACAATATGAAAGCAGTAAAAACAAACGAACTAACATCTCCACTTATGGAAATATTAGGAAGTTTAGCTTTTGGAGCTGTTATTTTGGTTGGTGGAAGCAAAGTTATTAGTGGTGAATTAACAACAGGAGAATTCAGCTCTTTTATAGCAGCACTTTTTATGCTTTATACTCCAATAAAAAGAATATCTGGTTTATACAATAAGATGCAAGATGCACTTGCAGCAAATGAGAGAATCAATAGTATTTTTGAAAAATCTCCATCTATAAAATCTGGAGAAATAGAAAAAATAGATAGTATAAATATTATTAAATTTGAAAATGTATCTTTAAAATATGATGATCTTGAAGCTTTAAAAAATATAAATCTTGAAGCAAAAAAAGGTGAAATAATAGCTCTAGTAGGCGATAGTGGTGGAGGCAAATCATCTTTAATAAATCTTTTGGTTAGATTTTATGATTCAAGTGCAGGAAAAATAACTTTTGATAATATAGATATAAAAGATTTATCTTTGAAAACTTTAAGAGAAAACATAAGTATTGTAACTCAAAGAGTATATATTTTTAATGATACAATTGCAGCAAATGTATCTTATGGTGAAGAACTTGATGATTTAAAAGTTATAGAAGCTTTAAAACAAGCACATGCTTATGAATTTGTTTTAAGTATGAAAAAAGGTATTAACACAGTTTTAGATGAATTTGGAACAAATTTAAGCGGTGGTCAAAGACAAAGAATTGCAATAGCAAGAGCTTTATATAAAAATCCAAAAATATTAATTTTAGATGAAGCAACATCTGCATTAGATAACAAAAGCGAATCTTTAATAAGTCAAGTAATAGAAGAAGTTAGTAAAGATAGAATTACTTTTGTAATAGCTCACAGATTAAGCACTATAAGAAATGCTTCAAAAATTGCTCTCTTTAAAAATGGAGAAATTGTAGATATTGGAACTCAAGAAGAGCTTTTAGAAAATAGCACAGAGTACCAAAGATTGTATAATTCAGCAAATATTTGA
- the dapA gene encoding 4-hydroxy-tetrahydrodipicolinate synthase translates to MDTIIGSMTALVTPFKNGKLDLEKYETLIKRQIANGVDAVSPVGTTGESATLSHKEHKECIEVAVATCKNTKVKVLAGAGSNATSEACDIAKFAQEIGANGILSIAPYYNKPTQEGLYQHYKTIAQSVEIPFMLYNVPGRTGVDLLPETAIRLFDDVKNIYGIKEATGSLERATAIISQRENFFVFSGDDSVDFAMLASGAKGIISVTSNLVPNLKSKLVSSVMSGDFQTALKIHNDLFELNKVLFCESNPIPIKAAMYLSGLLDSLEFRLPLTNPSAETMQKLEKILIKYEVIK, encoded by the coding sequence ATGGATACCATTATTGGCTCTATGACTGCTTTAGTTACACCATTTAAAAATGGAAAACTTGATTTAGAAAAATATGAAACTCTTATAAAAAGACAAATTGCAAATGGTGTAGATGCTGTTTCTCCAGTAGGGACAACAGGTGAAAGCGCTACACTTTCACATAAAGAACACAAAGAGTGTATAGAAGTAGCAGTTGCTACTTGTAAAAATACAAAAGTAAAAGTTCTTGCAGGAGCTGGTTCAAATGCAACTAGTGAAGCATGTGATATTGCAAAATTCGCTCAAGAGATTGGGGCAAATGGAATTTTATCAATAGCTCCATACTATAATAAACCAACTCAAGAAGGACTATATCAGCACTATAAAACAATAGCTCAATCAGTTGAAATCCCTTTTATGTTATATAATGTTCCAGGACGTACTGGTGTTGATTTATTACCAGAGACAGCTATTAGACTTTTTGATGATGTAAAAAATATTTATGGTATAAAAGAGGCAACTGGTTCACTTGAACGAGCTACTGCAATTATTTCACAAAGAGAAAATTTCTTTGTTTTCTCAGGTGATGATAGTGTAGATTTTGCAATGTTAGCAAGTGGTGCAAAAGGTATTATATCTGTAACTTCAAATTTAGTTCCAAATTTAAAATCAAAACTTGTAAGCTCAGTTATGAGTGGAGATTTTCAAACAGCTTTAAAAATTCATAATGATCTATTTGAATTAAACAAAGTTCTATTTTGTGAAAGTAACCCTATTCCAATTAAAGCTGCTATGTATTTATCTGGATTATTAGATAGTTTAGAATTTAGACTACCTTTGACTAATCCAAGTGCAGAAACAATGCAAAAATTAGAAAAAATTTTAATAAAATATGAGGTAATAAAATAA
- the murJ gene encoding murein biosynthesis integral membrane protein MurJ — protein MNQKSSQKNSQKSRLLKSIFTNSSGILVSRITGFIRDLMTASILGANVYSDIFFIAFKFPNLFRSIFADGAFTQAFIPSYAKSKYKIRFSSIIFLQILAFLIVLSLIVTMFSHLFAKAFAIGFSEETINLAAPLFAINFYYLPLIFVVTFMGALLQYKHHFATTAYSTALLNLSMIASLIIAKGLEQYTITFYLSFGVLFGGILQVIVHMIAIRRANLGKIFIFKNHKKKEENKFYKNFFAATLGSSTMHISAFIDTWLASMLISGSISYLYYANRVFQLPLAIFAIATSIALFPMVAKAIKNKNEDEALKLMKKSALILFAVLTISMVVGIALDKFIIELLFQRGAFTSEDTINTALILKMYLIGLLPFGLAKIFSLWLYAKEQQVLTAKISAQSLVANIIFSLILIKPFGAAGLAFSGTLSGFVLFFLTLRAFGFDKFVKMFKNY, from the coding sequence ATGAATCAAAAAAGTAGCCAAAAGAATAGCCAAAAAAGTAGATTGTTAAAATCAATTTTTACAAATAGCTCAGGTATTTTGGTCTCAAGAATAACAGGTTTTATAAGAGATTTAATGACAGCTTCAATTTTAGGAGCAAATGTCTATTCTGATATATTTTTTATAGCATTTAAATTTCCAAATTTATTTCGAAGTATCTTTGCTGATGGTGCTTTTACACAAGCTTTTATTCCTTCATATGCAAAATCAAAATATAAAATAAGATTTTCATCTATTATATTTTTACAAATTTTAGCTTTTTTAATTGTTTTATCTTTGATTGTTACTATGTTTTCACATCTTTTTGCAAAAGCTTTTGCTATTGGATTTAGTGAAGAAACAATTAATTTAGCTGCACCACTATTTGCTATAAATTTCTACTATTTACCTCTTATTTTTGTGGTAACTTTTATGGGTGCTTTACTTCAATATAAACACCATTTTGCAACAACTGCATACTCAACTGCACTTTTAAATCTATCAATGATCGCTAGTTTGATTATTGCAAAAGGTCTTGAGCAATATACAATTACATTTTATCTATCTTTTGGGGTTTTATTTGGTGGAATTTTGCAAGTAATTGTTCATATGATTGCAATTAGAAGAGCAAATTTAGGAAAAATATTTATATTTAAAAATCATAAGAAAAAAGAGGAAAATAAGTTTTATAAAAACTTCTTTGCAGCAACTTTAGGCTCTTCAACTATGCATATTTCAGCTTTTATAGATACTTGGCTAGCTTCAATGTTAATTAGTGGTTCTATATCATATTTATACTATGCAAATAGAGTTTTTCAACTACCTCTTGCAATTTTTGCAATAGCAACTTCAATAGCACTTTTTCCAATGGTTGCAAAGGCTATAAAAAATAAAAATGAAGATGAAGCTCTAAAACTTATGAAAAAATCAGCTCTAATTTTATTTGCTGTTTTAACAATTTCAATGGTTGTAGGAATAGCTCTTGATAAATTTATTATAGAACTTCTATTCCAAAGAGGTGCTTTTACAAGTGAAGATACAATAAACACTGCACTAATTTTAAAAATGTATTTAATAGGACTTTTGCCTTTTGGCTTAGCAAAAATATTTTCACTTTGGCTATATGCAAAAGAGCAACAAGTGCTAACTGCTAAAATATCTGCTCAAAGTTTAGTTGCAAATATTATATTCTCTTTAATTCTAATAAAACCTTTTGGAGCAGCTGGTTTAGCTTTTTCAGGAACACTAAGTGGTTTTGTACTATTTTTTCTTACTTTAAGAGCTTTTGGTTTTGATAAATTTGTTAAAATGTTTAAGAACTATTAG
- a CDS encoding enoyl-ACP reductase, with amino-acid sequence MNNNMQGKTLVISGGTKGIGKECVYKFASNGVNVAFTYNSNGEVAQEICKDVEKKFGVKCRAYPFNILEPEKYSELFEEIDKDFDRVDFFISNAMIYGRAVVGGYGKFMKLKPRGLNNIYTATVNAFVCGAQQAAKRMQKIGGGAIVSLSSTGNLVYIENYAGHGTNKAAVEAMVRYAANELGEFNIRVNAVSGGPIDTDALKAFTNYEEVKAKTAEYSPLNRIGQPEDLAQSCYFLCTNDASWITGHTLIVDGGTTFR; translated from the coding sequence ATGAATAATAACATGCAAGGGAAAACTTTAGTAATTTCAGGTGGAACAAAAGGTATTGGTAAAGAGTGTGTTTATAAATTCGCAAGTAATGGTGTAAATGTAGCATTTACTTACAACTCAAATGGTGAAGTAGCTCAAGAAATCTGTAAAGATGTTGAGAAAAAATTTGGTGTAAAATGTCGTGCATATCCATTTAATATTTTAGAGCCTGAAAAATATTCTGAACTATTTGAAGAAATAGATAAAGACTTTGATAGAGTAGATTTCTTTATTTCAAATGCGATGATTTATGGAAGAGCAGTTGTTGGTGGTTATGGTAAATTTATGAAATTAAAACCAAGAGGATTAAACAATATTTATACTGCAACGGTAAATGCTTTTGTATGTGGAGCACAACAAGCAGCAAAAAGAATGCAAAAAATTGGTGGTGGAGCAATAGTTAGTTTAAGCTCTACTGGAAATTTAGTGTATATTGAAAATTATGCAGGTCATGGAACAAATAAAGCTGCAGTTGAAGCAATGGTTAGATATGCTGCAAATGAATTAGGTGAATTTAATATTAGAGTAAATGCAGTTTCAGGAGGTCCTATAGATACTGATGCTCTTAAAGCATTTACAAATTATGAAGAAGTAAAAGCAAAAACTGCTGAATACTCTCCATTAAATAGAATTGGTCAACCAGAAGATTTAGCACAATCTTGTTATTTCTTGTGTACAAATGATGCTTCTTGGATTACAGGTCACACATTAATTGTTGATGGTGGGACAACTTTTAGATAA
- a CDS encoding Fur family transcriptional regulator, whose translation MLNISGLLKDYDLKVTPQRVAIVEELYTNGHMNIDEIYKKLIQRFPSVSLATIYKNINSMVERVFLSEVKIPNEKSVYELIKTEHAHLVCKDCGFIEDIMLDSSDIVEQVSKLTPFKVDSTNIVLSGVCSKCTNC comes from the coding sequence ATGCTGAATATTTCAGGATTATTAAAAGATTATGACTTAAAAGTTACTCCACAAAGAGTTGCTATTGTTGAAGAGTTATATACGAATGGGCATATGAATATTGATGAAATTTATAAAAAATTGATACAAAGATTTCCATCAGTTTCTCTTGCAACTATTTATAAAAATATAAACTCTATGGTTGAGAGAGTTTTTCTAAGTGAAGTTAAAATTCCAAATGAAAAATCTGTTTATGAGTTGATAAAAACTGAGCATGCACACTTAGTTTGTAAAGATTGTGGATTTATTGAAGATATTATGCTTGATTCAAGTGATATAGTGGAGCAAGTTTCTAAACTTACTCCTTTTAAAGTAGATTCAACAAATATTGTTTTAAGTGGTGTTTGTAGTAAATGTACAAACTGTTAG
- a CDS encoding endonuclease/exonuclease/phosphatase family protein, giving the protein MYKYLIIFIFATFLNAQNLKIASYNVENFFDLSYDKTEYDEYIPNNKSLWNQRNFNIKLENIIKVIEDLDADIIALQEIENENLIKLLKQKLPQYSYYNFTKYPSSAVGLGFLSKIPIKNSQNLNVKFEKAVYRPILETTFKLENLEFKIFNNHWPSKKSPENYRVKYAKTLYDRLKELPNDSYYILLGDFNSDYNEFQTFKNNQRLNITAGITGINHILNTTVDDKFIILDEINSFDKKVHYNLWLELPTNERFSTKFRNQNNTPDNMIISSSLAKNKDFSYIKGSFSVFKPNYLFEKNDINRWKMSQNRDEKIHKGEGFSDHLPIFALFSTNNSNNSIKKLEKNIEKKSEISSLYKKEKLLFPIFLENIIVLYKNGDKAIIKQENNRAIYIFKGAKDLKEGFSYNIQVNQIYDFYGLKEIKDFNILKENSSFKNYKDLFLDGSKIDIFDFKYENEVITNLKGFVTKGNLQINGGKTIKLFAKDKNILPKDGSKIEILNAQLGSFRGNMQIIFHTKDDYKELK; this is encoded by the coding sequence TTGTATAAATATCTAATAATCTTTATTTTTGCTACTTTTTTAAATGCTCAAAATTTAAAAATAGCATCTTATAATGTAGAAAATTTCTTTGATTTAAGCTACGATAAAACAGAATACGATGAGTATATTCCAAATAATAAATCATTATGGAATCAAAGAAATTTCAACATAAAATTAGAAAATATAATAAAAGTAATAGAAGATTTAGATGCTGATATTATTGCTCTACAAGAGATAGAAAATGAAAATTTAATAAAACTATTAAAACAAAAATTACCACAATATTCATATTATAACTTTACAAAATATCCATCAAGTGCAGTAGGACTTGGCTTCTTATCAAAAATTCCAATAAAAAATAGCCAAAACTTAAATGTTAAATTTGAAAAAGCAGTTTATAGACCAATTTTAGAAACAACTTTTAAACTAGAAAATTTAGAATTTAAAATTTTCAATAATCATTGGCCTTCTAAAAAATCACCTGAAAATTATAGAGTTAAATATGCAAAAACTTTATATGATAGATTAAAAGAGCTTCCAAATGATTCCTATTATATTTTATTAGGGGATTTTAACTCTGATTATAATGAGTTTCAAACATTTAAAAATAATCAAAGATTAAATATAACAGCTGGTATTACTGGAATAAATCATATTTTAAATACAACTGTTGATGATAAATTTATTATTTTAGATGAAATTAATAGTTTTGATAAAAAAGTTCACTACAATCTTTGGTTAGAACTTCCTACAAATGAGAGATTTTCAACAAAATTTAGAAATCAAAATAACACACCTGATAATATGATAATAAGCTCTTCTTTAGCAAAAAATAAAGATTTTTCATATATAAAAGGCTCATTTTCAGTATTTAAACCAAATTATTTATTTGAAAAAAATGATATAAACCGATGGAAAATGAGCCAAAATAGAGATGAAAAAATACATAAAGGTGAAGGTTTTTCAGACCATCTTCCTATTTTTGCACTATTTTCAACAAATAACTCAAATAATAGTATAAAAAAACTGGAAAAAAATATTGAAAAAAAGAGTGAAATATCATCTCTTTACAAAAAGGAGAAGCTTCTATTTCCAATATTTTTAGAGAATATTATAGTTTTATACAAAAATGGTGACAAAGCAATAATAAAACAAGAAAACAATAGAGCAATTTATATTTTTAAAGGTGCAAAAGATTTAAAAGAAGGATTTTCTTATAATATTCAAGTTAATCAAATCTATGATTTTTATGGTTTAAAAGAGATAAAAGATTTTAATATTTTAAAAGAGAATAGTAGTTTTAAAAACTATAAAGATTTATTTTTAGATGGTTCAAAAATAGATATTTTCGATTTTAAATATGAAAATGAAGTAATTACAAATTTAAAAGGTTTTGTTACAAAAGGTAATTTGCAAATTAATGGTGGAAAAACTATAAAATTGTTTGCAAAAGATAAAAATATTTTACCAAAAGATGGTTCTAAAATAGAGATATTAAATGCACAATTAGGTTCATTTAGAGGAAATATGCAAATAATTTTTCATACTAAAGATGACTACAAAGAGTTAAAATGA
- a CDS encoding thioesterase family protein yields the protein MSLTVGKKASIDYKVEKKDLASNLNISADLTFPEVFATARMIALMECSAAKLMLPLLKDDEKSVGVNVNITHMAATLENDVAISTATFVGMEGKLYKFEIEVIDSAGVCGRGTHTRAIVSTSRLIEGAKKRALANKN from the coding sequence ATGAGTTTAACAGTAGGGAAAAAAGCATCAATTGATTATAAAGTTGAGAAAAAAGATTTAGCATCAAATCTAAATATTTCGGCTGATTTAACTTTTCCAGAAGTTTTTGCAACAGCTAGAATGATAGCTTTAATGGAGTGTAGTGCAGCAAAATTAATGTTACCACTATTAAAAGATGATGAAAAAAGTGTTGGTGTAAATGTAAATATTACACATATGGCAGCAACTTTAGAAAATGATGTAGCTATTTCAACAGCAACTTTTGTTGGAATGGAAGGGAAACTTTATAAATTTGAGATTGAAGTAATTGATAGTGCAGGAGTTTGTGGAAGAGGAACACATACAAGAGCTATTGTTTCAACTTCAAGACTTATTGAAGGTGCTAAAAAAAGAGCCTTAGCAAATAAGAATTAG
- a CDS encoding quinone-dependent dihydroorotate dehydrogenase, with protein MFSYENLKKILFMFEPEKAHNIAESGLKLLGKCKLLKNYYEKKNFISDERLHQKIFNVKFENPVGLAAGFDKNATMVKAMKSMGFGFTEIGTTTPMPQDGNPKPRMFRYPEYKSVQNAMGFNNLGAHAVLKNLKKVYPFSIPIGVNIGKNKTTPEEYALNDYKTLIKKLESYGDYIVINISSPNTPNLRDLQNEKFINELFSMAKTLTNKPILLKIAPDMEVQTAIELCKTAINSGAAGIIATNTTIDYSLVPNCKDFGGLSGACLSEKSSLLFKEIARELYGKTILISVGGISNANQAYERIKNGASLVQVYSSLIFEGPSMVRKINQDLLELLKADGYDNISEAIGANLR; from the coding sequence TTGTTTAGTTATGAAAATCTAAAAAAAATACTATTTATGTTTGAACCTGAAAAAGCTCATAATATTGCTGAATCTGGTTTAAAACTTCTAGGAAAATGTAAGTTACTAAAAAACTATTATGAAAAAAAGAATTTTATAAGTGATGAAAGACTTCATCAAAAAATTTTTAATGTAAAATTTGAAAATCCTGTAGGTCTTGCAGCTGGATTTGATAAAAATGCAACAATGGTTAAAGCTATGAAAAGTATGGGATTTGGATTTACAGAGATTGGAACAACTACTCCTATGCCACAAGATGGAAATCCAAAACCTAGAATGTTTAGATATCCTGAATATAAATCTGTTCAAAATGCAATGGGATTCAATAATTTAGGAGCTCACGCAGTTTTAAAAAATCTAAAAAAAGTTTACCCTTTTTCTATACCTATTGGGGTAAATATTGGAAAAAATAAAACAACTCCAGAAGAGTATGCTTTAAATGACTATAAAACTTTAATTAAAAAGTTAGAATCTTATGGTGATTATATTGTAATAAATATATCAAGTCCAAATACACCAAATTTAAGAGATTTACAAAATGAGAAGTTTATAAATGAACTTTTCTCTATGGCAAAAACTCTTACGAATAAACCAATTTTATTAAAAATTGCACCTGATATGGAAGTACAAACAGCAATAGAGTTATGTAAAACTGCTATAAATAGTGGAGCAGCTGGAATTATTGCAACAAACACAACTATTGATTATAGTTTAGTTCCAAATTGTAAAGATTTTGGAGGATTAAGTGGTGCTTGCCTTAGTGAAAAATCTTCACTTTTATTTAAAGAGATTGCTCGTGAGCTTTATGGAAAAACTATATTAATAAGTGTTGGTGGAATTTCAAATGCAAATCAAGCCTATGAAAGAATAAAAAATGGGGCTTCTTTAGTACAAGTTTATTCTAGTTTAATTTTTGAAGGACCTTCAATGGTTAGAAAGATAAATCAAGATTTACTAGAACTTTTAAAAGCTGATGGCTACGATAATATTTCTGAAGCTATTGGAGCAAATTTAAGATAA
- a CDS encoding M16 family metallopeptidase, with amino-acid sequence MRNFLRIFIIYIFIGEFMSANSLPNYYTKNLDNGLQIVAIPMDNNTNVVSVDIFYKVGSRNEVMGKSGIAHMLEHLNFKSTKNLKAGEFDEIVKGFGGVNNAGTSFDYTHYYIKTSSKNTDKSLELFSELMQNLTLNDEEFQPERDVVAEERRWRTDNNPMGYLQFRVFNNTFIYHPYHWTPIGFMDDIKNWTIEDIKDFHSTYYQPQNAIVVVAGDIKKDDVFSYVEKHFKDIKNTKEMPSSVHTVEPKQDGERRAIINKESNVQMLAMTYHIPNFEHEDQIALSALSQLLSSGKSSILQKVLVDEKRLANSVYAYNMELKDPGVFMFMAVANENVDALKIEKEILDIISKIQKGEIKEKELDKLKINTKADFIYSLESSSDVASLFGTYLVRDNIKPLLEYEANLEKLKVEDIVNVAKKYLVKENSTTLILKENKQ; translated from the coding sequence ATGAGAAATTTCTTAAGAATTTTTATAATTTATATTTTTATTGGAGAGTTTATGAGTGCAAATAGTTTGCCAAATTATTATACAAAAAACTTAGACAATGGATTACAAATTGTTGCAATTCCTATGGATAACAACACAAATGTAGTCTCTGTTGATATTTTTTACAAAGTTGGAAGCAGAAATGAAGTTATGGGGAAAAGTGGAATCGCCCATATGTTAGAACATTTAAACTTCAAATCAACAAAAAATCTAAAAGCTGGAGAGTTTGATGAGATTGTAAAAGGTTTTGGAGGAGTAAACAATGCAGGAACTAGCTTTGATTACACGCACTACTATATAAAAACTTCATCAAAAAATACAGATAAATCTCTTGAACTTTTTAGTGAACTTATGCAAAATCTAACTTTAAATGATGAAGAGTTTCAACCAGAGCGTGATGTTGTAGCAGAAGAGAGACGTTGGCGAACAGATAATAACCCAATGGGATATTTGCAATTTAGAGTTTTTAATAATACTTTTATTTATCACCCATATCACTGGACTCCAATTGGATTTATGGATGATATAAAAAATTGGACAATTGAAGATATAAAAGATTTTCACTCAACATATTATCAACCACAAAATGCAATAGTAGTAGTTGCTGGAGATATAAAAAAAGATGATGTTTTTTCTTATGTTGAGAAACACTTCAAAGATATAAAAAACACAAAAGAGATGCCTAGTTCTGTTCATACAGTAGAACCAAAACAAGACGGTGAAAGAAGAGCAATTATAAATAAAGAATCAAATGTACAAATGCTTGCTATGACTTATCATATTCCAAATTTTGAACATGAAGATCAAATAGCATTAAGTGCTTTATCTCAACTTTTAAGCAGTGGTAAAAGCTCAATTTTACAAAAAGTTTTAGTAGATGAAAAAAGATTAGCAAATAGTGTTTATGCTTATAATATGGAGTTAAAAGATCCTGGAGTTTTTATGTTTATGGCTGTTGCGAATGAAAATGTTGATGCTTTAAAAATAGAAAAAGAGATTTTAGATATAATATCGAAAATTCAAAAAGGCGAAATTAAAGAAAAAGAGTTAGATAAGCTTAAAATAAATACAAAAGCAGACTTTATCTACTCTTTAGAAAGCTCTAGCGATGTAGCTTCTCTTTTTGGAACTTATCTAGTTCGTGACAATATAAAACCACTTTTAGAGTATGAAGCAAATTTAGAAAAACTAAAAGTTGAAGATATTGTAAATGTTGCAAAAAAATATTTAGTAAAAGAGAATTCAACAACTCTTATTTTAAAAGAAAATAAACAATAA
- the ybeY gene encoding rRNA maturation RNase YbeY, whose amino-acid sequence MIDFENQTDFLVNLVALEKIVTSLTKKDLELIIVDNQTIKEINLEHRKKDEATDVLSFPVDGDFEHLPLGTIIISIDFVKEKAKEYGHSEEDELNLLFIHGLLHLLGYDHEVDNGEHRQKEEELIKQFNLPSSLIVRNS is encoded by the coding sequence ATGATAGATTTTGAAAATCAAACAGATTTTTTGGTGAATTTAGTAGCACTTGAAAAAATAGTTACCTCTCTTACAAAAAAAGATTTAGAGTTAATTATTGTAGATAATCAAACAATAAAAGAGATAAACCTTGAACACAGAAAAAAAGATGAAGCAACAGATGTTTTAAGCTTTCCTGTTGATGGAGATTTTGAACATTTACCTTTAGGAACTATTATAATTTCAATAGATTTTGTAAAAGAGAAAGCCAAAGAGTATGGGCATAGTGAAGAAGATGAGTTAAATTTACTTTTTATTCACGGTCTTTTGCATCTTTTAGGGTATGACCACGAAGTTGATAATGGGGAACATAGACAAAAGGAAGAAGAACTTATAAAACAATTCAATCTTCCTTCTAGTTTAATAGTTAGAAACTCTTAA